The following coding sequences are from one Rattus rattus isolate New Zealand chromosome 11, Rrattus_CSIRO_v1, whole genome shotgun sequence window:
- the LOC116912703 gene encoding LOW QUALITY PROTEIN: igE-binding protein-like (The sequence of the model RefSeq protein was modified relative to this genomic sequence to represent the inferred CDS: inserted 2 bases in 1 codon), translated as KLSMTFPIFETPEGGRVHASVEYNQIKELAESVRKYGVTANFTLTQLDRLAMTALTPADWQMIAKAALASMGQYMEWKALWYEAAQTQARANATALIPEQQEWTFELLTGQGRFAADQSAYHWGAYAQVSSTAIRAWKALSRRGGNDNQLTKIVQGPQENFSDFVARMTEAAGRIFGDPEQAAPLIEQLXFEQATQECQQP; from the exons aagctgagtatgacatttcctatctttgagactccggagggaggacgggtccatgcctctgttgaatataatcagattaaggaattagcggaatcagttagaaagtatggagtcacggccaactttactctaacacaacttgacaggttggccatgacagcattgacacctgctgattggcagatgattgctaaggcagcccttgccagcatgggccaatacatggaatggaaagcgctctggtatgaggcagcccaaacacaggccagagcgaatgctacggccttaatacctgagcaacaagaatggactttcgaactcttaacaggacagggccgctttgcagctgatcagtctgcttaccactggggcgcctatgctcaggtctccagcacggctattagagcctggaaggcactgtccaggagaggagggaatgataatcaacttacaaaaatcgttcagggaccccaggaaaatttctcagattttgtagctagaatgacagaggctgcaggacgaatctttggcgatcctgaacaagcagcaccactaatagaacagct tttcgagcaagccacccaggagtgccaACAGCCATAG